Proteins from one Anopheles nili chromosome 2, idAnoNiliSN_F5_01, whole genome shotgun sequence genomic window:
- the LOC128728330 gene encoding uncharacterized protein LOC128728330, whose product MPEEFYDEDGYRLSFEHDTEAEEKEYFMRAFPNVSKISERKIHCTSCNTHIGTAPVSEAIVRMHPVLRVTHCRSCHAFYNSGEFDKGEDGSELYCRWCGQGGEVYCCSKCPYVFCKSCIVRNLSRACVQDIVRNENWHCFGCAPRIMWHLRAQHWALENFIEKQKKTIKNQELSAHTISALMKQDNTSCCPGKGLNRLKGSSTPGTSQSVQRRQTIKRTYGATSTSKRDSAESSTALNPVVSIPPLTHSILGDMGIEDTVKVTQPKTPLPSSSASSSSTSMASPTTKATVSPAKKVITSPSKIQIAQKKAPKAIPNEFHGQAEKRPSSTQLSSDHVKKKRTGNNEVVCTPDILSMFNPGEDGSAVAPDASTRPHAVSKNIPILPKASASRPPVTLPASAAAASSSGSSKHIAPKPKAILHQSIPRNLTVRVTTNGAAATPAVDPSQPEPELVQHTVRVSSNLSTRQTSSVTPPVYHTIGGYRIDLHTASQQGTYRLPNGKLIQVRKQTSDNANPSNPASSSIPVTVTAELPSEQHQHQLQQQQQQLQQHQQFQQQFQQQLQQQQQLQQQQQLQQQQQQQQQQEQLLQQQQQQQLQQQQQQQQQQQMQHQSQQQHLQQQQQQMQQYQQHQQQQQPLHPGAFQMPPVPGGMMYAGNSGQGVIMQGHPQMQPQSSGQQPILQMLRGLVNGPHEDTPLGSSRKDFEAKLLAGVEICHHMIGKIYTLTNSNSFKNIRNLRDLKELFIHLSYLMTYGIGRFKTLQERCVDDVKKMGFTKESDFVMMGEMINNRNPEDDNSEDDDDCEIIEQNTTVIEVDSDEENAAIRERGTEGDQAKESSKATKQLDVSGSFTVGQINVSWNVNSNSAEPAASDAPITCNNVQSSTATSIDASLNEESNQNGSTQNEDTTAANTPSAQITNNSQKKTTASAPNEIGHDDTTEHPSDELSASSNEIIEMIEVPDGDVSPVDNNEFELQVENLLSSTQTTAESSRAGVLNETDKEDMELIEISAKEVSDLLDIHTGSSSALMANSTDPKKAVNREDSDINKQLDRDVRKSSSTDNAKHSETDRETVVDKSTSKTSLDVTENIESVDDYDEDRELQNVLNNSSLQEEMEHSSKGSSSEILNLMDAADDSYHSDSSDMQYADADEIVGASRYAKNDPSFSGVLRADADQMSVDEHTAYDSSTEQQQDLNRDDSEVVNDSQKQLSPPAEGSTDTSAKSNKQSNDENESNYM is encoded by the exons ATGCCCGAAGAGTTCTATGATGAAGATG GGTATCGGTTGTCGTTTGAACATGATACGGAAGCCGAGGAGAAGGAGTACTTTATGCGCGCCTTTCCGAACGTTTCTAAAATATCGGAACGTAAGATCCACTGCACATCCTGTAACACTCATATCGGAACGGCACCCGTATCGGAAGCGATCGTACGGATGCATCCGGTGTTGCGCGTGACCCATTGCCGAAGTTGTCACGCCTTCTACAACAGCGGCGAGTTTGATAAAGGCGAGGATGGCAGCGAGCTTTACTGCCGTTGGTGTGGCCAGGGCGGCGAGGTGTACTGCTGCTCGAAGTGTCCCTATGTCTTCTGCAAAAGCTGCATCGTGCGTAATCTGTCCCGGGCATGCGTGCAGGACATCGTGCGCAACGAGAATTGGCACTGCTTCGGTTGCGCCCCGCGGATAATGTGGCACTTACGTGCGCAGCACTGGGCGCTGGAGAATTTtatcgaaaagcaaaaaaa AACGATTAAAAACCAAGAGCTTTCCGCCCATACCATCAGTGCGTTGATGAAGCAGGATAACACGTCGTGctgcccgggaaaagggcTAAATCGTTTAAAGGGTAGTAGCACACCTGGGACGAGCCAATCGGTGCAGAGAAGGCAAACCATTAAGCGCACCTACGGTGCAACGAGTACGTCAAAGCGAGATTCTGCAGAAAGCTCTACCGCACTCAATCCTGTTGTCAGCATTCCTCCTTTGACGCATTCAATTTTGGGTGATATGGGTATTGAAGATACCGTGAAAGTAACCCAGCCAAAAACGCCTTTGCCATCATCGAGTGCCTCGTCATCCTCGACATCAATGGCATCGCCGACGACAAAAGCTACCGTATCGCCGGCGAAAAAAGTTATCACATCGCcttcaaaaattcaaattgcacagaaaaaagctccaaaagcTATCCCAAACGAATTCCACGGTCAAGCAGAAAAGCGACCATCGTCGACACAGCTGAGCTCTGAccatgtaaagaaaaaacgcactgGAAACAATGAGGTGGTTTGCACACCGGACATATTGAGCATGTTTAATCCAGGCGAAGATGGATCAGCTGTTGCGCCGGATGCTTCGACACGGCCACATGCAGTTAGTAAGAACATTCCAATTTTACCGAAAGCGTCGGCGTCACGTCCACCGGTAACGCTGCCAGCAAGTGCTGCGGCAGCATCTTCGAGCGGTAGCAGCAAACATATCGCACCGAAACCTAAAGCTATACTGCATCAATCGATACCACGGAACTTGACTGTTCGGGTAACGACAAATGGGGCTGCTGCTACACCAGCCGTAGATCCCTCGCAACCAGAACCAGAGCTAGTGCAACACACGGTTCGGGTATCATCCAACTTGTCAACCCGGCAGACGAGTAGTGTGACTCCTCCCGTTTACCACACGATAGGTGGCTATCGGATAGATCTGCATACAGCCTCGCAACAGGGAACCTATCGGCTTCCGAACGGAAAGCTGATACAGGTGCGCAAACAAACGTCAGATAACGCGAACCCTTCGAACCCAGCTTCGTCGTCGATACCTGTAACCGTTACAGCTGAATTGCCGTCGGAG cagcaccagcatcagttacagcagcaacaacagcaattgcaacagcatcaacaatTTCAACAACAGTTTCAGCAACAgttacaacaacagcagcaattgcaacaacagcagcagttgcagcagcaacagcagcaacaacaacagcaggagcagttgctgcagcaacaacagcagcagcagttgcagcagcaacaacaacagcagcaacaacaacaaatgcaGCATCAATCTCAGCAACAACAtttgcaacaacagcagcagcaaatgcagcagtaccagcagcaccagcag cagcagcaaccactGCATCCGGGTGCGTTCCAAATGCCGCCCGTGCCCGGTGGAATGATGTACGCCGGAAACTCCGGCCAAGGTGTCATAATGCAAGGTCATCCTCAAATGCAACCGCAGTCCTCCGGTCAGCAACCGATACTGCAAATGCTGCGCGGGCTGGTTAATGGACCGCACGAGGACACACCGCTGGGAAGCTCGCGCAAGGATTTCGAGGCCAAACTGCTGGCCGGTGTGGAAATTTGTCACCACATGATAGGCAAGATTTACACGCTCACAAACTCGAACTCGTTTAAAAACATTCGCAATCTACGCGATCTTAAGGAACTGTTCATACATCTGTCCTATCTCATGACATATGGTATCGGACGGTTCAAGACACTGCAGGAACGCTGCGTGGATGATGTGAAAAAGATGGGCTTTACAAAGGAATCTGACTTTGTCATGATGGGGGAGATGATCAACAATCGCAATCCGGAAGATGACAACAGcgaagatgatgacgattgCGAGATCatcgaacaaaacacaacgGTCATCGAAGTCGACTCGGACGAAGAAAATGCAGCCATCAGAGAGCGGGGAACCGAGGGCGATCAAGCCAAGGAATCAAGCAAGGCTACAAAACAACTCGATGTCTCCGGCTCGTTTACTGTGGGGCAGATTAACGTTAGCTGGAATGTAAATTCTAATAGTGCAGAACCTGCCGCTTCTGATGCTCCCATCACTTGCAATAACGTACAATCCTCCACTGCCACCAGCATTGATGCATCTTTGAACGAGGAGTCGAACCAAAATGGATCCACTCAAAACGAAGATACGACTGCTGCTAATACACCTTCTGCTCAAATTACCAACAATTCTCAGAAAAAAACGACCGCTTCAGCGCCGAACGAAATAGGACATGACGACACCACGGAACATCCATCTGACGAATTATCTGCAAGTTCAAACGAAATTATAGAAATGATCGAAGTTCCAGACGGTGATGTTTCGCCTGTAGATAACAATGAATTTGAATTGcaagtggaaaatttattatcgAGCACGCAAACAA CAGCTGAAAGCTCACGAGCTGGAGTTCTCAATGAAACGGACAAAGAAGACATGGAACTGATCGAAATATCAGCCAAGGAGGTGTCGGATTTGCTGGACATTCATACGGGAAGCAGTAGTGCTTTGATGGCGAATTCAACTGATCCAAAGAAAGCAGTAAACAGGGAGGATTCCGATATAAATAAGCAACTAGATCGGGATGTCCGAAAATCTTCCTCCACCGACAATGCTAAACATTCCGAAACGGATCGTGAAACAGTTGTAGATAAATCTACATCAAAAACAAGTTTGGACGTAACAGAAAATATAGAATCGGTAGATGATTATGATGAAGATAGAGAACTTCAGAACGTGCTAAACAATTCCTCGCTGCAGGAAGAGATGGAGCATTCGTCAAAGGGCAGTAGCagtgaaattttaaatttaatggatgctgctgatgataGCTATCATAGCGACAGTTCCGACATGCAGTACGCCGATGCGGACGAAATTGTGGGTGCTTCCCGATACGCTAAAAATGATCCTAGTTTCTCCGGAGTGCTGAGGGCAGACGCTGACCAAATGTCAGTTGATGAACACACTGCCTATGATTCTTCGACTGAACAGCAGCAGGATTTAAATCGAGACGATAGTGAGGTGGTAAATGACTCGCAAAAGCAACTAAGCCCTCCTGCGGAAGGTTCCACTGATACTTCTGCTAAAAGCAATAAGCAGtcaaatgatgaaaatgaatccA ATTATATGTAA